One stretch of Poecilia reticulata strain Guanapo linkage group LG21, Guppy_female_1.0+MT, whole genome shotgun sequence DNA includes these proteins:
- the dlgap2b gene encoding disks large-associated protein 2 isoform X6 encodes MNVFTRSRGHDRRSLVCRPFTIEEEVTFSETEDVSSEKDQKFTSWSPPRKVNEGRRLPPARNMKGLSGSRSQHHIPLPHGLDYDPHIHDFHGHYGSESRHPSYLLSPTESCPVDFHHRYSPRSSIHSDCMMMSPVMMPPPAASDHISSSTFPRMHYSSQYYDSATREDCAAITASATSPAVTAAAAAAAASSHHAGTKSNRLPANLLDQFEKQLPLHRDGFHTLQYQRTSTTTEQRSESPGRIRHLVHSVQKLFTKSHSLEGSSKMNGTKGDVGGGAGSYYHHGHHSTKHSSKRSKSKERKHRSGGWWSSDDNLDSDSTYRTPSVMSRHHGEHVSHCYPESMHSHHFGEMSLKGSKSNNDVKCSACESMAMAPEGKFMKRSSWSTLTVSQAKEAYRKSSLNLDKPMMHTDLKTSSRACHYLQVPQDEWSGYPGDKDEEIPCRRMRSSSYVKAMGELEDESGDSDTSPKTSPQAAIRPDALVLKSAMQRPHLDSQSQGYHLQTRDLRPHPSVTLDPATSFHPPPFRSRNQSYMRAVSTLSQASCVSQVSETEINGQFESVCESVFSEVESQAMEALDLPGSFRTRSHSYLRAIQAGYSQDDDCLPSMTSSTVTSTLRSTTEGYDLVDATSLLNDDMIEDDDGASSSAYAELERLERETAAVRSQHSTSSTVTAISVPPATPPSYRVPAASPIATTEPPVPQALQAFKESANMVAAFNLQWKDEISAMRYELAELRRDVCGELKTFNSNFFNFTQCYNMWTLCREPCSDNTTQTDDRVSIGIQAGSSWSVRHHTQDKSVMCQPEPAPFSIMDFMDPPRIEIIEGTPESTPEGSGSPASPLPIEDFPWEINKKQKAHKQSDTSGHTGGHRSASLELWSRKYTSGPMSYLSMSF; translated from the exons ACCAGAAGTTTACATCTTGGTCCCCACCTCGGAAGGTAAATGAAGGCAGACGTCTCCCCCCTGCCAGGAACATGAAGGGCTTATCGGGCAGTCGTTCCCAGCATCATATCCCTTTACCTCATGGTTTGGACTACGATCCCCACATCCACGACTTCCATGGCCACTATGGCTCTGAGTCCCGCCACCCGTCATACCTGCTCAGTCCCACAGAGAGCTGCCCCGTGGAYTTCCACCACCGGTACTCGCCCCGAAGCTCCATCCACTCTGACTGCATGATGATGTCCCCTGTCATGATGCCTCCACCTGCCGCATCAGACCACATCTCCAGCAGCACCTTCCCCAGAATGCACTACAGCTCTCAGTATTACGACTCAGCCACCCGGGAAGACTGCGCTGCCATCACGGCCTCCGCCACCTCGCCGGCTGTCACTGCTGCGgcagccgctgctgctgcctcctccCACCACGCCGGCACTAAAAGCAATCGCCTTCCAGCTAACCTGCTAGACCAGTTTGAGAAACAACTGCCACTTCACCGCGACGGCTTCCACACGCTACAGTACCAGCGCACGTCCACAACCACCGAGCAACGCAGCGAGAGTCCCGGCCGCATCAGACACCTCGTTCATTCAGTTCAGAAACTCTTCACCAAGTCCCACTCTTTGGAGGGGTCATCCAAGATGAATGGCACAAAAGGTGATGTAGGAGGTGGAGCAGGGTCGTATTACCATCATGGCCACCACTccaccaaacacagcagcaagaGGAGCAAAAGTAAAGAACGTAAGCACCGCTCTGGAGGTTGGTGGAGCTCTGATGACAACTTGGATAGTGACAGCACCTACCGCACACCGAGTGTAATGTCGAGACACCACGGGGAACACGTCAGCCACTGCTACCCAGAATCCATGCACAGCCACCACTTTGGAGAAATGTCGCTCAAGGGCTCCAAGAGTAACAACGATGTCAAGTGCTCAGCCTGTGAAAGCATGGCCATGGCACCTGAGGGAAAATTCATGAAGAGGAGCTCCTGGTCGACACTCACGGTCAGYCAAGCCAAGGAGGCCTATAGGAAGTCATCGCTTAATTTGGACAAACCCATGATGCACACCGACCTCAAAACGTCTTCACGAGCATGTCACTACCTTCAG GTACCCCAAGATGAGTGGAGCGGTTACCCCGGTGACAAAGACGAGGAGATTCCATGTCGCCGCATGCGGAGCAGTAGCTACGTCAAAGCTATGGGAGAGCTGGAGGATGAAAGCGGAGACTCCGACACGAGTCCTAAGACTTCTCCACAAGCAGCCATTCGTCCTGATGCTCTTGTCCTTAAATCAGCCATGCAGAGACCCCATTTAGACTCCCAAAG CCAGGGTTACCACCTGCAAACCAGAGATTTGCGGCCCCACCCAAGTGTCACGCTGGATCCTGCCACTTCCTTTCATCCCCCTCCTTTTCGCTCTCGCAACCAGAGCTACATGCGTGCCGTTAGCACCCTSAGTCAAGCTAGCTGCGTCAGCCAG GTGAGTGAGACTGAGATCAATGGCCAGTTTGAGTCAGTTTGCGAGTCCGTTTTTAGTGAAGTAGAATCACAGGCCATGGAGGCCTTGGACCTGCCTGGTTCGTTCCGCACTCGAAGCCACAGTTACCTCCGTGCAATTCAGGCTGGTTATTCCCAAGATGACGACTGCTTGCCTTCAATGACATCCTCCACTGTCACTTCAACTCTCAGATCCACAACAG AGGGATATGATCTTGTGGATGCCACATCCTTACTAAATGATGACATGATAGAGGATGATGACGGTGCTAGCTCCTCTGCCTATGCAGAGCTGGAGCGACTAGAGAGAGAGACTGCCGCTGTTCGAAGCCAGCATAGCACTAGCTCAACTGTAACAGCCATCTCCGTCCCCCCAGCAACGCCACCTTCATATAGGGTCCCTGCTGCTTCACCCATTGCCACCACTGAGCCACCAGTACCCCAAGCGCTCCAGGCTTTCAAGGAGTCCGCCAACATGGTCGCTGCCTTCAACTTGCAATGGAAGGATGAAATCTCTGCAATGCGCTACGAGCTAGCAGAGCTGCGTAGAGATGTCTGTGGAGAGTTAAAAACTTTCAACAGCAACTTCTTCAACTTCACTCAGTGCTACAATATGTGGACTTTATGCCGGGAGCCCTGCAGTGACAACACCACACAGACAGACGACAGAGTGTCCATAGGAATTCAAGCAGGCTCAAGCTGGTCAGTTAGACATCATACACAGGACAAGTCAGTGATGTGTCAACCGGAGCCAGCACCTTTCAGCATTATGGACTTTATGGACCCACCTCGAATTGAAATCATCGAAGGAACTCCTGAGAGCACACCGGAGGGGTCCGGCAGTCCTGCCAGTCCACTACCAATAGAGGACTTCCCATGGGAGATTAACAAGAAGCAAAAGGCTCATAAGCAGTCAGACACAAGTGGCCACACAGGGGGTCACAGAAGTGCCAGTCTAGAACTGTGGAGCAGAAAGTACACCAGTGGGCCCATGTCATATCTGTCTATGTCATTCTAA